One window of the Candidatus Jettenia sp. genome contains the following:
- a CDS encoding DUF2283 domain-containing protein, which translates to MKIRYSHEADALYIRFKNTKIENTDELTEDIIVDYDKDGNIVGIEVLDASQYVDIKNINVSTEYDKKSVKQ; encoded by the coding sequence ATGAAAATTCGCTATTCACACGAGGCGGATGCCCTCTACATCAGATTCAAGAACACCAAAATTGAGAACACTGATGAACTCACCGAAGACATCATCGTTGATTACGACAAAGACGGCAACATCGTAGGCATTGAAGTTCTTGATGCATCCCAATATGTTGACATAAAAAACATCAACGTCTCTACTGAGTATGATAAAAAATCAGTAAAACAATGA